The region TGTATGTTTTTTGATTGAAGAAATGATACGGTTTCTTTAACTCCGGGCTTTATTGCATCGTGAATAATAGCCAAACCAACCAATTCATTATTTATAGAAACGTACGAAACAGTTTTTCCTTGATTTTGAATTTCGGTTACTTTAAATTTTATTTCTTCAGTAATTTCAATGTTATTTTGATTTAGCAACGCTTCGTTTCCTAAAATTACTTTTTCTTTATTTAATACAGCTTGTATGCCTTTGCCTTGAATAGTTGCTACCATTTTTGCAGGTTCAAATGCTATTTTTAATTCATGGGCTTTATTGGTAAATGCTTTAGCAATGGGGTGTTCACTGCTTGCGTTAAGTTGGGCTGTAATTTTAATTAGTTCTTCTTCTGAAATTCTTTTTAATGGAATGATTTTTTCTAATGATGTTTTTCCTTCTGTTATTGTTCCTGTTTTATCTGTAATTAAAACATTGGTTTTTTGTAAAGATTCTAAAGCTTCAGCTTTTTTTATTAAGATCCCATATTCGGCTCCTTTGCCAATTCCTACCGAAATAGAAACCGGTGTAGCCAACCCCAATGCACAAGGGCAAGCAATTATTAGTACAGAAATGGCATTTTGTAAACCAAATAACAACGAGGGATCTTTAGAAAAATATCCCCAATACACAAAACTACAAACTGCAATAAAAACTACTATAGGTACAAAATACCCTGAAATTTTATCGGCTAAACGCTGAATTGGAGCGCGAGATAAACTAGCTTTGTTTACCATTTCAATAATTTGTGCAATGGTTGTAAATTGCCCAACTCGGGTTGCTTTCATTGTAAACGATTGATCGGTATTGATACTACCTGCTAAAACCTCGTCGTTTTCTTTCTTGTTTACAGGTAAGGGTTCGCCAGTTAACAAAGCTTCGTTTACAGATGTATTTCCAGATTGAATGATACCGTCTACTGGTATTTTTTCACCAGGTTTTACCAATAATTCATCGTTAATTTGAACTTTGTCTATATCAATTTCAGTGGTTTTTCCATTTAATAAAAGCGTAGCTTTTTGCGGAACTAAATTCAATAAATGTTCTAAAGACGATTTTGTTTTTTTGTGTGCACGTGCTTCTAACCATTGTCCTAAAATCATTAACGTAAAAATTACGGCAACGCTTTCAAAGTAAATGGGTAAATGGCTGTTGTTGTGAAAGGCATGTTGATTAAAAAACACGTAAATTGAAAATAAATAAGCTGCAATTGCGCCTAAACCAATCAAACTAAACATGTTTAAGTTTAAAGTTTTAAAGGAAACATAGGCGCGTTTTAAATATTTTTTACCGATTGTTAATACAGCCGTAGCTCCTAAAAATTGCAACCAAAGCGCAACGTTAAACGGAATTATGTTGTAAATAAAACTATCGTGATTCATACCCAACATGGCAATAAAAAAAACAGGAACGGTAACTATTGCCGCTTGTAAAAACATAGTTTTTAAAATACTTTCCTCGTTGTTTTTGGTTGTGCTTCCACCAATTTGCACCAAATCCATACCACAAACGGGGCAGCCAACATTGCTATCGTAAACTTTATCGCCTTCGCAAAGCATTGGGCAATAGTATTTACCAGCTAAATGTTCTAACTGTTTGGGCGGTTGGTTATGATTGTTGTGATTATGTGCAGCATGGTGAGCTATTTCTGAAAGTATTTCTGTACCATCGGCATTTATTGTAATTTCCTGAATGGTGTACGGACCTTTGTGTGAAAGTGCATTTTGTAAATCTTCTAAAGCAATTTTTTTGTTTGTTTCTATAACAGCTTCAGCAGGATTTAAACTTACTTCAACTTTATCTGCAACGGTTTGTAACGCTTCGGTAACTTTGGCTTGGCAGCCGCTGCACGTCATTTCGTTTATTTTATAGCGGGTTTTCATAATTAGGTACATCTTTTTGTAAAATTACTCCGAAAACCCAAAAATACCTTTACACAATTATAAAAAAAGTTTGTATAATTTAAAGAAATTATCAGAAAAAAAATAAACCTTTTAAAGGTTTATTTTACTTCAGTATTTTGTAAAACTTCTTCTTTAAAAGTTTTAATTTCTTTAAAATGCGTTGGTGCTAAACCGGTTACTTTTTTAAATTGGTTGCTTAAATGACCCACCGAACTGTAATTCATTTTATAGGCAATTTCGCTTAATGTTAATTCATCGTAAACCAATAATTCTTTAACCTTTTCTATTTTTTGAAGAATGTAGTATTGTTCAATTGTTTGCGATTCTTGGTTAGAAAATAAAGTACTTAACGTTTGGTATTCTGTTTGTAACTTACTAGCTAAATATTCAGAAAGCGTAATGGTTAAATCGTTCATATCTTTAGAAACCAATTCAATTATTTGATTTTTTATACGTTCAACCAACATGCTTTTTTTGTCGCTTAAAATTTCAAACCCCAAAGGTTTTATGGCATTTTCAATTTTATCACGATCGTCAAGTGTAATGGGTTCATGAAATTCAATCATACCTAAATCTACGTCGTTTATATCGTAACCTAAATCTTCCATCGTTTTTTCAATAACCATAATACATCGCGGGCAAACCATATTTTTAATACGTAAGGTTTTCATAAATTTAATTTTTACATAGATTTTTTCAAATATATCATAAACCAATCGGTTATAAAAGTAAAAATATGTTTTTAATTGATTTTTAAAGAAGTTGTGCTAAAAATCAACCTAAAATTAAGAAAAATGTAACACCTAAATTAAAGCTGAAATTGTACTTTTGACAAAATTTTTATAATGAAAATACAAATTTGGTCGGATGTTATGTGTCCGTTTTGTTATATAGGGAAGAAGAATTTTGAAGCTGCTTTGGAAACACTTCCGTTTAAAAATGAGGTTGAAGTTGAATGGAAAAGTTTTCAATTAGATCCTGATTTAACCGAAACATCGGGTTTAAAAACAACAAGTCAATATTTAAGTGAGCGTAAAGGATTAACTACTCAACAAGTTGATCAAATGCAACAGCATGTTAAGGAAATGGGTGAAAAGGCGGGTATTCATTTCGATTTTTATAAAAATATAATAGCAAATACCTTTTTAGCTCATAAATTATTACATTTTGCAGCTAAAAGCAACAAAGCGAATGATGCGGAAGAATTGTTATTTAAAGCTCATTTTGAAGACGGAGAAAACATTGCCAATGTAAATGTTTTGTTACAAATTGCAACAGAATTGGGGTTAAATACAGAACAAGCCAAAGAAATATTAACAACAAATTTGCTTGATAACGAGGTGAATAATGATATTTTAGAAGCAAAAAATATGGGCGTTTCAGGTGTTCCGTTTTTTGTATTAAATAAAAAATACGCATTATCGGGTGCGCAACCTACTCATTTATTTATTGAAGCTTTAACCCAAACCTACAACGAAACGGTTTTAGTAAATGAAACTAAAAATGGGAGTTCGTGTACAATAGACGGTTGTGAGTAATATATAAAAAGTCAAAGTTTAAACCTGCAAAATTTATAGAAATTTGCAGGTTTTTTTATAAATAAACTTCAATTTTAAATCTTTCAATTATTAAATCTTTCAATTTGATTTCAAAAAGGCTACTTTTGCAAAGCCTTAAAATTTTTAATCATGTATAAATCAATAATTCGTCCGCTTTTATTCAAATTTGATCCCGAAAAAGTGCATCATTTTACTTTTTCAATGATAAAAACCATGCATGCTATTCCGGGTATGAAATCGGTATTAAAATCGATCTATCAAGTAAATGATAAAAAATTAGAACGCGAAGTTTTTGGTTTAAAATTTAAAAATCCAGTAGGTTTAGCTGCAGGTTTAGATAAAGATGCTAAAATATATAATGAATTAGATGCATTTGGTTTTGGTTTTATTGAAATTGGTACCATTACTCCTAAACCACAGGAAGGAAATCCTAAAAAACGTTTGTTTCGTTTAAAAGAAGATTCGGGAATTATTAACCGCATGGGCTTTAATAATGGCGGAATTGACTTAGCAATAGAACGATTAAAACAAAACAAAGGGGTTTTAATTGGTGGTAATATTGGTAAAAATAAAGTAACACCTAACGAAGAGGCAGTTAACGATTATACCATTTGTTTTGAAGCTTTATATCCTTATGTTGATTATTTTGTAGTGAATGTTAGTTCACCTAACACACCAAATTTACGCGCGTTACAAGATAAAGAGCCTTTAACAGCTTTATTAGCAACCTTGCAAAGTTTAAATGTTAAGAAGCCAAAACAAAAGCCAATTCTACTAAAAATAGCACCCGATTTAACCAATGAACAGTTATTAGATATCATTGATATTGTAAACGATACCAAAATTGCAGGTGTTATTGCTACAAATACTACCATTGCACGCGATGGGTTACAATCTGCAAATAAAGTTGAAGTAGGTGGTTTGTCAGGCAAACCATTAACCAAAAGATCTACCGAAGTTATTCGTTTTTTATCAGAAAAAAGTAATAAATCGTTTCCAATAATTGGAGTAGGAGGTATCCATACTGCAGCCGATGCTTTAGAAAAATTAGACGCTGGTGCAGCGTTAATTCAAATTTATACTGGTTTTATTTACGAGGGTCCTGCTTTAATTAAAGAAATTAACCAAGCTATTCTAAAACGTAGTTAATGACGTTAGATATTATTATATCATTTTTTATTACAAGTTTTGCTTTAACTATATCGCCTGGACCAGATATAATGTATGTTTTATCTACAAGTTTAGCAAAAGGCAAGCAATTTGGTTTAGCGGCAGCAGTTGG is a window of Myroides sp. JBRI-B21084 DNA encoding:
- a CDS encoding heavy metal translocating P-type ATPase yields the protein MKTRYKINEMTCSGCQAKVTEALQTVADKVEVSLNPAEAVIETNKKIALEDLQNALSHKGPYTIQEITINADGTEILSEIAHHAAHNHNNHNQPPKQLEHLAGKYYCPMLCEGDKVYDSNVGCPVCGMDLVQIGGSTTKNNEESILKTMFLQAAIVTVPVFFIAMLGMNHDSFIYNIIPFNVALWLQFLGATAVLTIGKKYLKRAYVSFKTLNLNMFSLIGLGAIAAYLFSIYVFFNQHAFHNNSHLPIYFESVAVIFTLMILGQWLEARAHKKTKSSLEHLLNLVPQKATLLLNGKTTEIDIDKVQINDELLVKPGEKIPVDGIIQSGNTSVNEALLTGEPLPVNKKENDEVLAGSINTDQSFTMKATRVGQFTTIAQIIEMVNKASLSRAPIQRLADKISGYFVPIVVFIAVCSFVYWGYFSKDPSLLFGLQNAISVLIIACPCALGLATPVSISVGIGKGAEYGILIKKAEALESLQKTNVLITDKTGTITEGKTSLEKIIPLKRISEEELIKITAQLNASSEHPIAKAFTNKAHELKIAFEPAKMVATIQGKGIQAVLNKEKVILGNEALLNQNNIEITEEIKFKVTEIQNQGKTVSYVSINNELVGLAIIHDAIKPGVKETVSFLQSKNIQIIMLTGDHKNTANAIAQQVGINNVFAQQLPQDKLSMIESNQKEGKIVTMIGDGINDAPALAKADIGIAMGNGSDLAQDFAKITLLNSSFSLVKNAYILSTKVMQNIKQNLFFAFVYNVIGIAVAAGVMYYTTGILLSPMIAALAMCLSSVSVIANALRLRKLKL
- a CDS encoding AraC family transcriptional regulator, translating into MKTLRIKNMVCPRCIMVIEKTMEDLGYDINDVDLGMIEFHEPITLDDRDKIENAIKPLGFEILSDKKSMLVERIKNQIIELVSKDMNDLTITLSEYLASKLQTEYQTLSTLFSNQESQTIEQYYILQKIEKVKELLVYDELTLSEIAYKMNYSSVGHLSNQFKKVTGLAPTHFKEIKTFKEEVLQNTEVK
- a CDS encoding DsbA family oxidoreductase, yielding MKIQIWSDVMCPFCYIGKKNFEAALETLPFKNEVEVEWKSFQLDPDLTETSGLKTTSQYLSERKGLTTQQVDQMQQHVKEMGEKAGIHFDFYKNIIANTFLAHKLLHFAAKSNKANDAEELLFKAHFEDGENIANVNVLLQIATELGLNTEQAKEILTTNLLDNEVNNDILEAKNMGVSGVPFFVLNKKYALSGAQPTHLFIEALTQTYNETVLVNETKNGSSCTIDGCE
- a CDS encoding quinone-dependent dihydroorotate dehydrogenase, producing MYKSIIRPLLFKFDPEKVHHFTFSMIKTMHAIPGMKSVLKSIYQVNDKKLEREVFGLKFKNPVGLAAGLDKDAKIYNELDAFGFGFIEIGTITPKPQEGNPKKRLFRLKEDSGIINRMGFNNGGIDLAIERLKQNKGVLIGGNIGKNKVTPNEEAVNDYTICFEALYPYVDYFVVNVSSPNTPNLRALQDKEPLTALLATLQSLNVKKPKQKPILLKIAPDLTNEQLLDIIDIVNDTKIAGVIATNTTIARDGLQSANKVEVGGLSGKPLTKRSTEVIRFLSEKSNKSFPIIGVGGIHTAADALEKLDAGAALIQIYTGFIYEGPALIKEINQAILKRS